In Cucurbita pepo subsp. pepo cultivar mu-cu-16 chromosome LG04, ASM280686v2, whole genome shotgun sequence, the following are encoded in one genomic region:
- the LOC111793566 gene encoding CD2 antigen cytoplasmic tail-binding protein 2 homolog — protein sequence MEGNPSLKRRFLETEDSDSAKPPAQKRVRFPKGKKVKTGDAFVDIAKAEENPSDLTDPRFAAKERAKRRNQMTADLFSEENRGVGNDISAAEVTYEENENFDDDGIQMEPFNLDKEREEGYFDASGNFVEYVNDNEIKDAWLDSVDIDPKYTGKTSSVINNEDDVQELSSDEVGKIKRRIADLLEPGETVLQALRRLKGNSNDRKEKMSAETKQIFDKLTEDAMKLMDNGEYNVYHEKQEVFEREAEGYETLARAKAGTSISLHPGNSDINKGTGLLSDDQNPGMGSLFTNQSEVDISSSGTDTFDMFADDDEHTVPSSNENLAADANGVNQQTPNNLNPNSESGASQNDYVYDESSGYYYSSSLGYYYDPSTGLFCSAASGQWYSYNEESGAYDEIHEAAAPDAN from the exons ATGGAGGGCAATCCATCGCTCAAGCGCCGGTTCTTAGAAACCGAAGATAGCGATTCTGCCAAACCACCTGC CCAAAAGCGAGTCCGGTTCCCGAAGGGTAAGAAGGTGAAGACTGGAGATGCATTTGTGGATATAGCGAAAGCTGAAGAAAACCCAAGTGACTTAACAGACCCAAGATTTGCTGCTAAAGAGCGTGCGAAGCGACGGAATCAAATGACTGCTGACCTCTTCAGTGAAGAGAATAGAGGCGTCGGGAATGACATATCGGCAGCTGAAGTGACTTATGAG GAGAATGAGAACTTTGATGATGATGGAATTCAAATGGAACCCTTCAATTTAGACAAAGAGAGGGAAGAAGGTTATTTTGATGCATCTGGGAATTTTGTTGAATATGTTAACGATAACGAAATCAAG GATGCATGGCTTGATAGTGTTGACATTGATCCAAAATATACCGGCAAAACCTCTTcagtaataaataatgaagatGATGTTCAAGAGCTATCTTCTGATGAAGTTGGAAAGATAAAGCGACGTATTGCTGACCTGCTTGAGCCAGGTGAAACG GTTCTTCAAGCTTTGAGAAGGTTGAAAGGAAACTCCAATGACAGGAAGGAAAAAATGTCAGCTGAGacaaaacaaatttttgaTAAGTTAACTGAAGATGCTATGAAACTTATGGATAATGGTGAATACA ATGTTTATCATGAAAAACAAGAGGTTTTTGAGCGTGAGGCAG AAGGATATGAAACATTAGCTCGGGCGAAAGCTGGAACATCCATTAGCTTGCATCCTGGAAATTCCGACATCAACAAGGGAACTGGTTTGTTGTCTGATGATCAAAATCCTGGCATGGGCTCATTGTTCACAAATCAATCTGAAGTTGATATCTCTAGCAGTGGAACTGATACATTTGATATGTTTGCTGACGATGACGAACATACAGTTCCATCTTCTAATGAAAATTTAGCAGCTGATGCCAATGGAGTCAATCAACAAACTCCCAATAACCTGAACCCTAATTCTGAGA GTGGAGCTTCGCAAAATGACTATGTTTATGATGAATCATCTGG GTATTATTACAGTAGCAGCTTGGGGTATTACTATGATCCATCCACAGGACTCTTCTGTTCTGCTGCATCCGGGCAATG